A portion of the Treponema rectale genome contains these proteins:
- a CDS encoding flagellin, translated as MVINHNMSAMYSNRTLGVTNGSLTKDMEKLSSGEKINRAGDDASGLAVSEKMRSQIRGLNQASRNAANGISFIQTTEGYLQETTDIIQRIRELAVQSSNGIYSDEDRMQIQVEVSALVAEVDRIASQAQFNGMNMLTGRFAKPTGENTPTASMWLHIGANMDQRTQVYIGTMTASALGIREIGTEDVMTIATPDEANRAIGTLDEAIKKINKQRADLGAYQNRLDYAVKGLDVAAENTQASESRIRDTDMAAQMVEFTKNSVLTQAGTAMLAQANSQSQSVLSLLQ; from the coding sequence ATGGTTATCAACCACAACATGTCCGCAATGTATTCCAATCGTACTTTAGGGGTTACCAACGGCAGCCTTACTAAAGACATGGAAAAACTTTCATCCGGCGAAAAGATTAATCGTGCCGGAGACGACGCTTCAGGACTTGCAGTTTCTGAAAAAATGCGTTCTCAGATTCGCGGCTTGAACCAGGCTTCAAGAAACGCTGCAAACGGTATCAGTTTCATTCAGACAACTGAAGGATATCTTCAGGAAACAACTGACATCATTCAGCGCATCCGCGAACTCGCAGTACAGTCATCAAACGGAATCTACAGCGATGAAGACCGCATGCAGATTCAGGTTGAAGTTTCAGCACTCGTTGCAGAAGTTGACCGCATTGCATCCCAGGCACAGTTCAATGGTATGAACATGCTTACAGGACGTTTTGCAAAACCAACAGGAGAAAACACTCCAACTGCTTCAATGTGGCTCCACATCGGTGCAAACATGGACCAGAGAACACAGGTTTACATCGGAACGATGACAGCATCGGCTCTCGGAATTCGTGAAATCGGAACCGAAGATGTAATGACAATTGCGACACCGGATGAAGCCAACCGCGCAATCGGCACACTGGATGAAGCTATCAAAAAGATCAACAAACAGCGTGCAGACCTTGGTGCTTATCAGAACCGCCTTGACTACGCAGTAAAGGGACTTGATGTAGCAGCTGAAAATACTCAGGCTTCTGAATCAAGAATCCGTGATACTGACATGGCAGCTCAGATGGTAGAGTTTACCAAGAACTCAGTACTTACACAGGCAGGAACAGCTATGCTTGCTCAGGCTAACAGTCAGAGCCAGTCAGTCTTGTCTTTGCTTCAATAG
- a CDS encoding flagellin has translation MVINHNMSSMFANRELGVSNSQLMGSIEKLSSGEKINRAGDDASGLAVSEKMRSQIRGLNQANRNIQNGVSFIQSTEGYLQETTDILQRIRELSVQSANGIYSDEDRMQIQVEVSQLVAEVDRIASQAQFNGMNLLTGRFAENSVTNQVMTFQVGANMDQRVTAFIGTMTAQALGLKGTQGTDDQISISTPDTANMAIGTIDAALKTVSRQRADLGAYQNRFEMASDGIAVAAENMQGAESGIRDTDMASEMVEYTKNSILSQAGTAMLAQANSQSQNVLALLQ, from the coding sequence ATGGTTATTAATCACAACATGAGTTCAATGTTTGCTAACCGCGAGCTCGGAGTTTCTAACTCACAGCTTATGGGCAGCATTGAAAAGCTCAGCTCAGGCGAAAAAATCAACAGAGCTGGAGATGACGCATCAGGACTTGCAGTTTCTGAAAAAATGCGTTCACAGATCCGCGGACTGAATCAGGCTAACAGAAACATTCAGAATGGTGTTTCTTTCATTCAGTCAACAGAAGGATACCTGCAGGAAACTACAGACATTCTTCAGCGCATCCGCGAACTTTCAGTTCAGTCTGCCAACGGTATCTACTCAGATGAGGACCGCATGCAGATTCAGGTTGAAGTTTCACAGCTTGTAGCAGAAGTTGATCGTATTGCAAGTCAGGCACAGTTCAATGGAATGAACCTTCTTACAGGACGTTTTGCAGAAAACTCTGTAACAAATCAGGTTATGACATTCCAGGTTGGTGCAAACATGGATCAGAGAGTTACTGCTTTCATCGGAACTATGACCGCTCAGGCACTTGGTCTGAAAGGAACACAGGGAACTGATGATCAGATCAGTATTTCTACTCCTGATACTGCAAACATGGCTATCGGTACTATCGATGCAGCACTTAAGACTGTTTCTCGTCAGAGAGCAGACCTCGGTGCATATCAGAACCGTTTCGAAATGGCTTCTGACGGTATTGCAGTAGCTGCAGAAAACATGCAGGGAGCAGAATCAGGTATCCGTGATACAGACATGGCTTCAGAAATGGTTGAATATACAAAGAATTCAATCCTTTCTCAGGCAGGCACAGCAATGCTTGCTCAGGCAAACAGCCAGTCTCAGAACGTTCTGGCATTGCTTCAGTAG
- a CDS encoding flagellar protein FlaG → MNTISTIGQTGAMDGTTVSSSFETTKNIKLQTDSMNKLPDSAAEVSENISRNIEATKADVQELQRLSDMVMGHKLQFNVNEDLNKVIVKVVNSKTNEVIREIPSEEVQKFQSRLKRQIGLLFDEVI, encoded by the coding sequence ATGAATACCATCAGTACGATTGGACAGACCGGTGCAATGGATGGCACCACAGTCAGCAGTTCTTTTGAGACAACTAAAAACATAAAGCTCCAGACGGACTCCATGAATAAGTTGCCTGATAGTGCTGCAGAAGTTTCAGAAAATATCTCACGCAATATTGAAGCAACAAAAGCCGATGTACAGGAACTTCAGAGGCTTTCTGACATGGTAATGGGCCACAAGCTTCAGTTTAACGTGAACGAAGATCTCAATAAAGTTATCGTCAAAGTTGTAAATTCCAAGACAAACGAAGTCATTCGCGAAATTCCATCAGAAGAGGTTCAGAAATTTCAGAGCAGGCTGAAACGTCAGATTGGTTTACTGTTTGACGAAGTTATCTGA
- the fliD gene encoding flagellar filament capping protein FliD yields the protein MADGIGIPGVSDKYKTNDLVESLMEVERIPLKREQTQLETYQKQQDAWRNVNQKMSTLRDSVKTLYSFENPFNNKLTTSSDENALTVDAGREAEYGSFKIDVVKPATADRFLSGSIDKDLEVPQGQYTFRTGDKSLDFNWKGGKVTDFVAAVNRRGGTTVKASLIGVSADKKSLLIESLKTGNENSLKFENDALKFVKTIDMISEVKPETFSFADSLSKIKDTQTKDAVFQKGMPEISKDNITLQEEAFTVPQRSGFETEIPSQAKNNKDFAISFSYKSDPAQDITDEINQRSSLPSMPEAGKILYGGISVSNSLSDPAMKKDPDWKPLEPISSSHYFFIKDSSGRETEIQPASFKQNEETSMTDVTVNLSDYPDAESLIVRNSSTNSVITVSSFKAFDATKNKGFAPSHAITEAGDAVIKYEGITMTRSSNDIDDVIPHITLHLHDTSEKTVTVKIDPDTESAKDALINFVGNYNQTIAEMNILSSDKSEIISELDYLTSDEQDKAKERLGMFQGDFTLTNGKSSLQRIISSGYRYSTDAQITLLSQIGISTNASTGNRGYNPGQMRGYLEVDEKKLDEMLASNLNEIKNMFGFDSDGDLIIDNGVAFLLDKQLTSWVQSGGIISAKTNALEGNIKSSNSKITRLETQLERKEAELKSKYASMEGTLNNLEAQQNSLNNYSNANNRK from the coding sequence ATGGCAGACGGAATCGGAATTCCAGGCGTCTCTGACAAATATAAGACAAATGATCTCGTTGAATCTTTAATGGAAGTGGAACGCATTCCATTAAAAAGAGAGCAGACTCAATTAGAGACATATCAGAAACAGCAGGATGCCTGGAGAAATGTCAACCAGAAAATGTCCACGCTCAGGGACAGCGTAAAAACACTCTACTCCTTCGAGAATCCCTTCAACAATAAACTTACGACCTCTTCAGACGAAAATGCACTTACTGTAGACGCAGGAAGGGAAGCAGAATACGGTTCCTTTAAAATCGATGTCGTAAAACCGGCTACTGCAGACAGATTTTTAAGCGGTTCCATTGACAAGGATCTTGAAGTACCTCAGGGACAGTATACATTCCGCACAGGAGACAAATCTCTTGACTTTAACTGGAAAGGCGGAAAGGTAACGGATTTTGTCGCAGCAGTAAACAGACGCGGCGGAACGACAGTAAAAGCCAGCCTCATAGGTGTAAGCGCGGATAAAAAATCCCTCTTAATAGAATCCCTTAAAACCGGTAACGAAAATTCCCTTAAATTTGAAAATGATGCCCTTAAATTTGTAAAAACCATAGATATGATAAGCGAAGTAAAACCGGAAACCTTCAGCTTTGCAGACAGTCTGTCAAAAATCAAAGATACTCAGACAAAAGATGCAGTCTTTCAGAAAGGAATGCCTGAAATTTCAAAGGACAATATTACCCTTCAGGAAGAAGCTTTCACTGTTCCGCAGAGAAGCGGTTTTGAAACAGAAATTCCTTCTCAGGCAAAAAACAATAAAGATTTTGCCATAAGTTTTTCATATAAATCAGATCCTGCACAGGATATTACAGATGAAATAAACCAGAGATCCTCACTTCCATCAATGCCTGAAGCAGGGAAAATTCTTTACGGAGGAATATCAGTGAGCAACAGCCTCAGTGACCCCGCCATGAAAAAGGATCCTGACTGGAAACCGCTTGAACCAATAAGCAGTTCTCACTATTTTTTTATAAAAGACTCTTCCGGCAGAGAAACAGAAATACAGCCGGCTTCATTCAAACAAAACGAAGAAACCTCAATGACAGATGTTACCGTCAATCTTTCTGACTATCCGGATGCAGAGTCCCTGATAGTCAGAAACAGCAGCACGAATTCTGTAATAACTGTATCGTCATTCAAAGCATTTGACGCAACAAAAAACAAAGGATTTGCACCGTCACATGCAATTACGGAAGCAGGAGATGCTGTAATAAAATACGAAGGCATTACAATGACCCGCAGTTCCAATGACATAGATGACGTCATTCCGCATATAACCCTGCACCTGCATGATACCAGTGAAAAAACAGTAACCGTTAAAATTGATCCTGATACAGAATCTGCAAAAGACGCACTGATAAATTTTGTCGGAAACTACAATCAGACAATAGCAGAAATGAATATACTGTCTTCCGATAAAAGTGAAATAATTTCTGAACTTGACTACCTTACTTCTGATGAACAGGACAAGGCTAAAGAACGGCTTGGAATGTTCCAGGGAGATTTCACCCTTACAAATGGAAAATCATCCCTTCAGAGGATAATTTCTTCAGGATACAGATACTCAACTGACGCCCAGATAACCCTTCTCTCTCAGATAGGAATTTCAACCAATGCCAGCACTGGAAACCGTGGATATAATCCGGGACAGATGAGGGGATATCTGGAAGTAGACGAAAAAAAACTTGATGAAATGCTTGCTTCAAATTTGAATGAAATAAAAAACATGTTCGGATTTGACTCAGACGGAGATCTTATCATAGACAACGGAGTTGCTTTCCTTCTGGACAAGCAGCTTACATCCTGGGTTCAGTCCGGTGGAATTATTTCTGCAAAAACAAACGCCCTTGAAGGCAATATAAAATCTTCCAATTCAAAAATCACAAGACTGGAAACTCAGCTCGAAAGAAAAGAAGCAGAGCTTAAATCAAAATACGCAAGCATGGAAGGAACCCTTAATAATCTTGAGGCCCAGCAGAATTCTTTAAATAATTATTCCAACGCAAACAACCGAAAATAG
- a CDS encoding PilZ domain-containing protein — MDKTLSPVNARQDSFTYLFILGAAIILILLFILYLIIRHIKNIHSSKNWIETHKNLPTVLKNVKNLAREAALTKSEISMLWSICKKNQVPNIEYSYRDNKLMDQLFSAEYQDMIVLEVDEEKIQELFSLRYKLEKCHEKKLQLKSTRSLKEGLNFTYNDEKKRLWTLTLLENKESGMTILLPSGFIESENRPEPLTKITLSFSTPSDTRYKMITRIIRYEKDNKDRPLMTVTTSDQLEPILRRLAKRMDIETECEFSAIKLETQKNKKKFTVMKNRYPGKLLDISATGCSLKSSLPIKKGQYLKLYFQLNNPELLEASGIIIVTNRAQDGKNFIIHVKFEQISISAQNRIYAQIYGYNAL; from the coding sequence ATGGACAAGACTTTATCACCTGTCAATGCAAGGCAGGACAGTTTTACTTACCTTTTCATATTAGGCGCTGCAATAATCCTTATCCTGCTTTTTATACTCTACCTCATAATCCGGCACATAAAAAACATTCATTCCTCCAAAAACTGGATTGAGACACACAAAAACCTTCCGACAGTACTGAAAAACGTTAAAAATCTGGCAAGAGAAGCAGCTCTTACAAAAAGTGAAATTTCAATGTTATGGAGCATCTGCAAAAAAAATCAGGTTCCAAACATTGAATACAGCTACAGAGACAACAAACTCATGGATCAGCTTTTTTCTGCTGAATACCAGGACATGATTGTACTGGAAGTTGATGAAGAAAAAATACAGGAACTTTTCAGTTTAAGATACAAACTGGAAAAATGTCACGAAAAGAAGCTTCAGTTAAAAAGCACCAGGAGTCTGAAAGAAGGACTGAACTTTACCTATAACGATGAAAAGAAACGCCTCTGGACTCTTACGCTTCTTGAAAATAAGGAAAGCGGAATGACTATCCTGCTTCCATCTGGATTCATTGAATCAGAAAACAGACCGGAACCACTTACAAAGATAACCTTATCCTTCAGCACACCTTCTGATACCAGATACAAAATGATAACCCGGATAATCCGTTATGAAAAAGACAATAAGGACAGACCTTTGATGACGGTAACAACTTCTGACCAGCTGGAACCGATTTTAAGAAGGCTTGCAAAACGAATGGATATTGAAACCGAATGTGAATTTTCAGCCATAAAACTTGAAACTCAAAAAAACAAGAAAAAATTTACAGTCATGAAAAACCGCTATCCGGGAAAACTTCTTGATATTTCCGCAACAGGCTGCAGTTTAAAATCCTCTCTGCCTATAAAAAAAGGCCAGTACTTAAAGCTCTATTTTCAACTCAACAATCCAGAACTTCTTGAAGCTTCGGGAATAATTATAGTTACAAACAGGGCCCAGGACGGAAAAAACTTTATAATACACGTAAAATTCGAACAGATTTCAATTTCAGCCCAAAACAGGATTTATGCACAGATTTACGGATATAATGCCCTGTAA
- the tsaE gene encoding tRNA (adenosine(37)-N6)-threonylcarbamoyltransferase complex ATPase subunit type 1 TsaE has protein sequence MTFHTDSSEETIELGKKIGALLKPGDVIAMTGTLAAGKTTITKGIAEALGVKDNITSPTFCLISEYEGEKMPLYHMDVYRLDGEEDFINLGVEDMLYGNGVCIIEWSEKVQKELPKKTIYMTITPDENSGRTITIENWNVEIKK, from the coding sequence ATGACTTTTCATACAGATTCCTCAGAAGAAACCATAGAGCTCGGAAAAAAAATAGGAGCCCTTTTAAAACCAGGTGACGTAATAGCAATGACAGGCACTCTTGCAGCCGGAAAAACAACAATTACAAAGGGAATTGCAGAAGCTCTTGGTGTAAAAGATAACATCACAAGCCCGACTTTCTGTCTGATAAGCGAGTATGAAGGAGAAAAAATGCCCCTTTATCACATGGACGTATACCGTCTTGATGGAGAAGAAGACTTCATTAACCTGGGGGTTGAAGACATGCTTTACGGAAACGGGGTCTGCATAATCGAATGGAGCGAAAAAGTACAAAAAGAACTTCCAAAAAAGACCATTTACATGACAATCACTCCCGATGAAAACTCAGGACGTACAATCACCATTGAAAACTGGAATGTGGAGATAAAAAAATGA
- the tsaB gene encoding tRNA (adenosine(37)-N6)-threonylcarbamoyltransferase complex dimerization subunit type 1 TsaB, with protein sequence MNALAIDCAVSKITVAAKKENNLIKLTLDVGIKQSEKLLPAVDYVMKEAGLKAADLDYTACTSGPGTFTGLRLGMSTLKALNLSHNIPLYGIPSLEAYSWPYKRALETVLPLIEAKEDEYFCNFFVRGQKLREDEDLTVEEILKQIDAEAGVLACGPGAKNFTERVNTDYPMYSVHSFLPENDSCESLFEIAEKMIAEKKEPLSDYDGPLYVRKSEAEIVREKKLSEEKQS encoded by the coding sequence ATGAATGCACTTGCCATAGACTGTGCTGTTTCTAAAATTACGGTTGCAGCAAAAAAAGAAAATAATCTTATAAAATTAACTCTTGACGTTGGTATTAAACAGTCAGAAAAACTCCTCCCGGCAGTTGACTATGTAATGAAAGAAGCCGGACTGAAAGCAGCTGACCTTGATTATACAGCATGTACATCAGGACCGGGAACCTTTACAGGACTTAGACTCGGAATGAGCACCCTCAAAGCTCTGAATCTTTCCCACAACATTCCCCTATACGGAATTCCTTCACTTGAAGCTTACTCATGGCCATATAAAAGAGCATTGGAAACAGTACTTCCCTTAATTGAAGCAAAAGAAGACGAGTACTTCTGTAATTTCTTTGTCAGAGGTCAAAAACTGAGGGAAGACGAAGATTTAACAGTTGAAGAAATCCTTAAACAGATTGATGCAGAAGCAGGCGTACTTGCCTGTGGTCCGGGGGCAAAGAATTTTACGGAGCGTGTAAACACGGACTACCCTATGTACTCAGTACACTCTTTCCTTCCGGAAAATGACAGCTGCGAAAGCCTGTTCGAAATAGCTGAAAAAATGATTGCAGAAAAAAAGGAACCGCTTTCAGATTATGACGGTCCCCTTTATGTCAGAAAAAGTGAAGCTGAAATTGTACGGGAGAAAAAACTCTCCGAAGAAAAACAGTCTTAG
- the csrA gene encoding carbon storage regulator CsrA gives MLILSRKVDQKIRIGDEITLTIIEVRGDQVKIGVEAPKNVKVFRQEVFDEIQNENKAAATQPSEEQLKKLFS, from the coding sequence ATGCTGATTCTTTCCCGAAAAGTTGACCAGAAGATAAGAATAGGTGATGAGATAACCCTTACTATAATCGAAGTAAGGGGAGATCAGGTAAAGATAGGAGTTGAGGCTCCTAAAAACGTAAAAGTATTTCGTCAGGAAGTATTTGATGAAATACAGAATGAAAATAAAGCTGCCGCAACCCAGCCGTCAGAAGAACAGCTTAAAAAGCTTTTTTCCTAA
- the fliW gene encoding flagellar assembly protein FliW — protein sequence MQVKTKMMGTVEVDQNHVINIPDGLFGFEEYTDFALIESQYKPFIWLQSLKEQNLAFLLIDPFIICSDYEADIDDRELLKIGIKDPADVTVMTVVTVPSDGSAVTANLQGPLVINKKNHKCMQAILDGTKWTTKHNILGALKAKEEN from the coding sequence ATGCAGGTAAAAACAAAGATGATGGGAACTGTAGAAGTTGATCAGAATCATGTAATTAATATTCCGGACGGACTTTTCGGATTTGAGGAATATACGGATTTTGCACTTATTGAAAGTCAGTATAAACCGTTTATATGGCTTCAGTCTCTTAAGGAACAGAATCTTGCTTTTCTTTTAATTGATCCTTTCATCATTTGTTCGGATTATGAAGCTGATATTGACGACAGGGAACTTTTGAAGATTGGTATAAAGGATCCTGCAGATGTAACCGTAATGACTGTGGTCACCGTTCCAAGTGACGGAAGCGCGGTAACTGCTAACCTTCAGGGACCGCTTGTTATTAACAAGAAAAATCATAAATGCATGCAGGCTATTCTTGACGGAACAAAATGGACTACTAAGCATAATATCCTCGGTGCCCTCAAGGCAAAGGAGGAAAACTGA
- a CDS encoding flagellar hook-associated protein 3 has product MNRISSQMNNNDTQYYLRKQEIRQNQMNAQIGSQSRIGSLRDDPIAAGHLVRYQSYLTRVNQFEKNAQTAADNFQVRDGYINQNLQIMQRVRELAVTGANGTYNQDDLKNMAVEVNELLKEMIQNANAVGPDGNSLFAGTRSSSTAFDIIMGNVPGADGALIEEVRYNGNIGLNKIEVDENNYMTLDASGNKTFWAEKQSLIAQRDMTSWQSASDAVISVDGVDIKINAGDNVYALAAKINDSGAAIKASVDPISNGLSLVTTDAHQIWLEDRDGSVLGDLGIIKDKSQLPPYNIADNVKVSGGSLFDSVIALRDAMLRGDNEAIGGRILGTLDEGMNNLTTRLAKSGSDYERAVNNVELAKTNNLNVTRLVSREGDVDMTKAITDLKMLEYVNQATLSNAGKMYSSTLLDYIR; this is encoded by the coding sequence ATGAATAGAATAAGTTCACAGATGAATAATAATGATACTCAGTACTATCTTAGAAAGCAGGAAATACGCCAGAATCAGATGAATGCTCAGATCGGAAGTCAGAGTAGAATTGGATCTCTGAGGGATGATCCTATTGCTGCCGGTCATCTTGTCCGCTATCAGTCTTATTTAACCCGTGTCAATCAGTTTGAGAAAAATGCACAGACTGCGGCTGATAATTTTCAGGTAAGGGACGGTTATATAAATCAGAACCTTCAGATAATGCAGAGGGTACGTGAACTGGCTGTTACAGGAGCAAATGGTACTTACAATCAGGATGACCTTAAGAATATGGCTGTTGAAGTTAATGAACTTTTAAAGGAAATGATTCAGAATGCCAATGCTGTCGGTCCTGATGGTAATTCACTTTTTGCTGGAACGAGAAGCAGTTCAACAGCTTTTGATATAATAATGGGAAATGTTCCTGGTGCTGACGGTGCTTTGATAGAGGAAGTACGTTATAACGGAAATATCGGTTTAAATAAAATTGAAGTAGATGAAAACAATTATATGACTCTTGATGCTTCCGGAAATAAAACATTCTGGGCAGAAAAACAGTCTTTGATAGCACAGCGTGATATGACTTCCTGGCAGAGTGCTTCTGATGCCGTAATTTCTGTTGATGGAGTTGATATTAAGATAAATGCAGGTGACAATGTTTATGCTCTTGCAGCAAAAATCAATGATTCCGGAGCAGCTATAAAGGCTTCCGTTGATCCTATATCAAACGGTCTTTCTCTTGTAACTACTGATGCTCACCAGATATGGCTTGAAGACAGGGATGGAAGTGTTTTGGGAGACCTTGGAATCATAAAGGATAAGAGCCAGCTTCCTCCTTACAATATTGCCGATAATGTAAAAGTTTCAGGCGGTTCATTGTTTGACTCTGTAATAGCTTTAAGGGATGCCATGCTGAGGGGTGATAATGAAGCTATTGGCGGAAGAATATTGGGAACTCTTGATGAGGGAATGAATAATCTTACGACCCGTCTGGCTAAATCTGGAAGTGACTATGAACGTGCTGTAAATAACGTGGAACTTGCAAAGACAAACAATCTTAATGTTACACGTCTTGTAAGCCGTGAAGGTGATGTGGATATGACGAAAGCCATTACAGACCTTAAAATGCTTGAGTATGTAAATCAGGCAACTCTCAGCAATGCCGGTAAAATGTATTCAAGCACGCTTCTTGATTATATAAGATAA